The Terriglobus sp. RCC_193 genome contains a region encoding:
- a CDS encoding PhoH family protein, which produces MAKILLEITPHTEALFGLRDENLRWMERELDVSIDLRSNGLLAEGTDEHVALVERIFEDFEALRRSGVSLAGPELHALVKLAVADPSSSLKQLVDSGRQRTANGVKRMVNPRSANQKKYVEAIEQNDMTFGIGPAGTGKTYLAVAMAASALMAKKVERIILVRPAVEAGERLGFLPGSLQEKVDPYLRPLYDALYDLLEKERVDKLLEKGIIEVAPLAFMRGRTLSNAFIIMDEAQNTTNEQMKMFVTRLGMNSKAVITGDLTQIDLPNPKRSGLLEALGVLDGVEGVGFCHFEDKDVVRHNLVQRIVRAYETHQREQQLSLGLEGGIDVPATETKPTVRKTQ; this is translated from the coding sequence TTGGCCAAGATCCTGCTCGAAATCACGCCCCATACGGAAGCTCTGTTCGGGCTTCGTGACGAAAACCTGCGGTGGATGGAGAGGGAGCTGGACGTATCGATCGATCTGCGATCGAACGGCCTGCTTGCGGAAGGAACGGACGAGCACGTGGCGCTGGTGGAACGCATCTTCGAGGACTTTGAAGCTCTGCGTCGCAGCGGTGTGTCGCTGGCCGGACCGGAACTCCACGCACTGGTGAAGCTGGCCGTGGCCGACCCATCATCCAGCCTGAAACAGCTTGTGGACAGTGGTCGTCAACGCACCGCCAACGGCGTGAAGCGCATGGTGAATCCGCGTTCGGCCAACCAGAAAAAGTATGTCGAGGCCATTGAGCAGAACGACATGACCTTTGGCATTGGTCCTGCCGGTACGGGCAAAACGTATCTTGCCGTGGCGATGGCTGCAAGCGCGCTGATGGCGAAGAAGGTGGAGCGCATTATCCTGGTGCGCCCTGCTGTGGAAGCAGGCGAACGGTTAGGTTTCTTACCTGGTTCGTTGCAGGAAAAGGTCGACCCGTATCTGCGTCCGCTGTATGACGCGCTCTACGATCTGCTGGAAAAAGAGCGCGTGGATAAGCTGCTGGAAAAAGGCATCATTGAAGTGGCCCCGCTGGCCTTTATGCGTGGCCGTACCTTGTCCAACGCCTTCATCATCATGGACGAAGCGCAGAACACGACCAACGAACAGATGAAGATGTTCGTGACGCGCCTGGGTATGAACAGCAAGGCCGTCATCACCGGCGACCTGACGCAGATTGACTTGCCCAATCCGAAACGAAGCGGACTGCTGGAAGCCCTGGGCGTGCTGGATGGCGTGGAGGGCGTAGGCTTCTGTCACTTTGAAGACAAGGATGTGGTGCGCCATAACCTGGTGCAACGCATTGTTCGTGCCTACGAGACACATCAGCGTGAGCAGCAGCTTTCGCTGGGGCTGGAAGGCGGCATCGACGTTCCGGCAACAGAAACGAAGCCGACCGTGCGCAAAACGCAGTAA